Proteins from a genomic interval of Quercus lobata isolate SW786 chromosome 11, ValleyOak3.0 Primary Assembly, whole genome shotgun sequence:
- the LOC115967255 gene encoding pentatricopeptide repeat-containing protein At3g57430, chloroplastic, translating into MSCYTIQPLSPLTLPFSSRSFTLPSLQSDRHTVHSQPLTTTTLTPITTTTTTFSAKPLSESRSQDSWVESLRFQARSNLFLEAILTYIQMTQLGIPPDNFAFPAVLKAVVGLQDLNLGKQIHAHVFKFGYASSWVTVANSLVNVYGKCGDVGDVYKVFERITERDQVSWNSAISALCRFQEWELALEAFRLMLFENVVPSSFTLVSVALACSNLHKHDGLRLGKQVHAYSLRTGNWRTYTNNALMSMYAKLGKVDDSRSLFELFEDRDLVSWNTMISLLSQNDQFLKALLFLRLMVLKGIVPDGVTFASVLPACSHLEMLDRGKEIHAYALKNTDLVENSFVGCALVDMYCNCQQVESGRQVFDGILERNIAIFNAMITGYAQNEHDEKALNLFFQMVALDGIRPNATTMSSVLPACVSCELFSDTEGMHGYVIKRGLDRDKYVQNALMDMYSRMGKIEISKYIFNCMEQRDIVSWNTLITGYVISGRHDHALNLLNQMQRVELERYGDDDCVDEYRILKPNSVTLMTVLPGCSVLAALAKGKEIHAYAVRHLLASDVAVGSALVDMYGKCGCLNLSRRVFDRMPIKNVITWNVLIMAYGMHGKGEEAFELFKNLATEGEKNIILRPTQVTFIAVFAACSHSGMVNEGLHLFHQMKEDHKVEPAPDHYACVVDLLGRAGRVEEAFELINTMPPEFDKKDAWSSLLGACRMHHNVEIGEIAANNLFHLEPNVASHYVLLSNIYSSAGLWGKAMEIRKKMKEMGVRKEPGCSWIELGDEVHKFLAGDVLHPQSKLLHGFLETLSERMRKVGYVPDTSCVLHNVDEEEKETILCGHSEKLAIAFGILNSPPGTTIRVAKNLRVCNDCHIATKFISKIVDREIILRDVRRFHHFRNGTCSCGDYW; encoded by the coding sequence ATGTCTTGCTACACTATTCAACCACTTTCTCCTCTCACTCTTCCATTCTCTTCACGTAGTTTCACACTGCCTTCCCTCCAGTCTGACCGCCACACTGTCCATTCTCAGCCTCTCACCACTACTACTCTCACccccatcaccaccaccaccaccactttcTCTGCGAAACCCTTGTCTGAATCACGCTCTCAGGACTCATGGGTCGAATCCCTTCGCTTCCAAGCTCGGTCCAATCTTTTTCTGGAAGCCATTCTGACGTACATCCAAATGACTCAACTGGGTATTCCACCGGATAACTTTGCTTTCCCGGCGGTCCTCAAAGCCGTGGTGGGTCTTCAGGACTTGAATTTGGGGAAACAGATCCATGCCCATGTCTTCAAGTTTGGGTACGCTTCCTCCTGGGTTACCGTGGCCAATTCCCTTGTTAATGTGTATGGGAAATGTGGGGATGTCGGGGACGTATACAAGGTGTTCGAGAGAATTACTGAGAGGGACCAAGTTTCTTGGAACTCTGCCATTTCTGCCTTGTGTCGGTTTCAGGAGTGGGAGCTTGCTTTGGAGGCATTTCGGTTAATGTTGTTTGAGAATGTGGTGCCTAGTTCGTTTACATTGGTAAGTGTGGCTCTTGCTTGTTCGAATTTGCATAAACATGATGGTTTGCGGCTTGGTAAGCAAGTTCATGCTTATAGTTTGAGAACGGGTAATTGGAGAACGTATACAAACAATGCATTGATGTCTATGTATGCTAAGCTTGGAAAGGTTGATGACTCGAGATCTTTATTTGAGTTATTTGAGGACCGTGATTTGGTTTCATGGAATACTATGATAAGTTTATTATCTCAAAATGATCAATTTTTAAAGGCTTTATTGTTCTTGCGTCTCATGGTTCTCAAAGGAATTGTACCTGATGGGGTCACCTTTGCAAGCGTACTTCCTGCCTGCTCTCATTTGGAGATGTTAGACAGAGGGAAGGAAATTCATGCTTATGCATTGAAAAATACTGATTTAGTTGAGAATTCTTTTGTGGGCTGTGCTTTGGTTGACATGTATTGTAACTGTCAACAAGTTGAAAGTGGTCGCCAAGTTTTTGATGGAATCTTAGAGCGGAATATTGCAATTTTTAATGCTATGATTACCGGTTATGCACAAAATGAGCATGATGAGAAGGCCTTGAACCTCTTCTTTCAAATGGTAGCACTTGATGGAATTCGTCCAAATGCCACCACAATGTCAAGTGTGTTGCCAGCTTGTGTAAGCTGTGAACTGTTCTCTGACACGGAAGGTATGCATGGATATGTAATAAAGAGGGGTTTGGATAGGGATAAGTACGTGCAGAATGCACTTATGGACATGTACTCCAGGATGGGGAAgatagaaatttcaaaatatatatttaactgCATGGAGCAAAGAGATATAGTGTCTTGGAACACATTGATCACTGGTTATGTTATTAGTGGACGCCATGATCATGCACTCAACCTTCTAAATCAGATGCAAAGGGTAGAACTGGAAAGATACGGAGATGATGATTGTGTGGATGAATATAGGATTCTTAAACCAAATTCAGTTACACTAATGACTGTTCTGCCAGGTTGCTCTGTTCTTGCAGCTCTAGCAAAGGGGAAAGAGATCCATGCTTATGCTGTCAGACATTTATTGGCATCTGATGTTGCAGTTGGTAGTGCACTAGTTGACATGTATGGAAAATGCGGCTGCTTGAACTTATCTAGGAGAGTTTTTGATCGGATGCCCATCAAGAATGTAATTACCTGGAATGTTCTCATCATGGCTTACGGGATGCATGGGAAAGGGGAGGAAGCctttgaattatttaaaaatttggcCACAGAAGGAGAAAAGAACATCATTTTAAGGCCTACTCAAGTTACGTTTATTGCAGTTTTTGCAGCTTGTAGTCACTCAGGGATGGTTAATGAAGGCTTACACTTGTTCCATCAAATGAAAGAGGACCACAAGGTTGAACCTGCACCAGACCACTATGCTTGTGTTGTGGACTTGCTTGGTCGAGCTGGTCGGGTGGAAGAAGCATTTGAACTTATCAATACTATGCCTCCTGAGTTTGACAAAAAAGATGCCTGGAGTAGCTTGCTTGGTGCTTGTCGGATGCACCATAACGTAGAAATTGGAGAGATTGCAGCAAACAATCTCTTCCACTTGGAGCCAAATGTAGCTAGCCACTATGTTCTTCTGTCTAATATCTACTCTTCTGCCGGACTCTGGGGAAAGGCAATGGAGATTCGAAAAAAGATGAAGGAAATGGGAGTAAGAAAAGAACCTGGGTGTAGCTGGATTGAGTTGGGCGATGAGGTTCATAAGTTTTTGGCTGGGGATGTATTACACCCACAAAGTAAGCTGCTCCATGGATTTCTTGAAACCCTGTCAGAAAGGATGCGAAAGGTAGGTTATGTGCCTGACACCTCTTGTGTACTCCATAACGTTGACGAGGAGGAGAAGGAAACTATACTCTGTGGGCACAGTGAGAAACTAGCAATAGCTTTTGGCATCCTTAACAGCCCTCCTGGAACTACCATTAGGGTTGCCAAGAACCTTAGAGTTTGTAATGACTGCCATATTGCAACCAAGTTTATATCTAAGATAGTAGACAGGGAGATCATTCTAAGAGATGTCAGGAGGTTCCACCATTTTAGGAATGGAACTTGTTCATGTGGAGATTACTGGTAA